From one Pseudomonas fluorescens genomic stretch:
- a CDS encoding alpha/beta fold hydrolase, whose product MAYFEHEGCSLHYEEYGQGEPLVLLHGLGSSCQDWEMQVPELARHYRVILMDIRGHGRSDKPRERYSIASFSADLLALLEQLQTGPVHLVGLSMGGMVGFQFAVDHPEWLRSLCIVNSAPEVKRRSRSDWIWWAKRWALARLLSLETIGKGLAERLFPKPQQADLRRKMAERWAKNDKRAYLASFDAIVGWGVAERLGQIRCPTLVISADQDYTPVQLKERYVALIPHARLAVIEDSRHATPLDQPHVFNQTLLQFLAASTTSQGSLSPC is encoded by the coding sequence GAAGGTTGCTCGCTGCACTACGAGGAATACGGCCAGGGCGAGCCGCTGGTGCTGCTGCACGGCCTGGGCTCCAGTTGCCAGGACTGGGAAATGCAGGTACCGGAGCTCGCCCGCCACTACCGGGTGATCCTCATGGACATCCGTGGCCATGGCCGCTCCGACAAGCCCCGTGAGCGCTACAGCATCGCCAGCTTCAGCGCCGACCTGCTGGCCCTGCTCGAGCAATTGCAGACCGGCCCCGTGCACCTGGTCGGGCTGTCCATGGGTGGCATGGTCGGCTTTCAGTTTGCCGTCGATCACCCCGAGTGGCTGCGCAGCCTGTGCATCGTCAACAGCGCCCCGGAGGTCAAGCGCCGCAGCCGCAGCGACTGGATCTGGTGGGCCAAGCGCTGGGCCCTGGCGCGGCTGCTGAGCCTTGAAACCATCGGCAAGGGCCTGGCCGAGCGGCTGTTCCCCAAGCCGCAGCAGGCCGATTTGCGCCGCAAGATGGCCGAGCGCTGGGCCAAGAACGACAAACGCGCGTATCTCGCCAGTTTCGACGCCATTGTCGGCTGGGGCGTGGCGGAACGCCTGGGGCAGATTCGCTGTCCTACGCTGGTCATCAGCGCCGACCAGGATTACACCCCGGTACAACTCAAAGAGCGCTACGTTGCCCTGATTCCACATGCACGGCTGGCGGTAATCGAAGATTCCCGGCACGCTACGCCCCTGGATCAACCTCACGTATTCAATCAGACGCTGCTGCAGTTCCTGGCGGCGTCCACCACCTCTCAAGGATCATTGAGCCCATGCTGA